A window of Oncorhynchus masou masou isolate Uvic2021 chromosome 19, UVic_Omas_1.1, whole genome shotgun sequence genomic DNA:
TCCACAGTGACGTCTGGCCCGAAGAGTATTTAAGAGTATTCTTGTCAAACAGATGGCGACACAACCACATTAAGGTTTTGAAGGAAACTACTGCTAATGCTTTCAGGTAGCACTAGACTCTGGCGCATGTTCAAGTACCACATTCTTACCTTCGCTTAGCAGACCACAGACACACTGTTTCTGGACTAAAGTCTTAATCCAACACAGGACACAACAATCTCCACTCTGAGCTGATAAGAGTCTTATATTGAATATGATGTGTGTTtatgcccatgtgtgtgtgtgtgtgtgtgtgtatacccatGTATGTGTGTTTTCCTACCTGGGATGTGTTTGGCCCAGCCGATGTTGACCACCAGTTCACGGTCGGCAAGGTCACAAAGtgtggtcagggctttgatgTCACTGTCGGGGACGGTGGGGTCCGGCATGGCAAAGATACTCTCTGGTTCAGCAACCAGCAGGAGAGAGACCACCTTATTCTCTACCAGACCACCTAGAggaactgagagacagagagatttaaAATATACTTTATTAATATCTAAAATGCACAAATGTGAGAATGTcattagagacagacagtgagagcaagcgagagagtaAAAAAGAAAGGGGAGAGTGTTATTttcttgaaagtactacttaagtcgttttttgtactttacattactatttatatttctgACAACTTGTACTTTTACTCCACAtacactttttactccatacatttcccctgCCACCagaaagtacttgttacattttgaatgattaGCAGGACCGGAAAATGGTAAAAATTTCACACAAttatcaagaaaacatccctggtctccctactgcctctgatctggcagactcacttaaCACACTTCATTTGAAagtgatgtctgagtgttggagtgtgctcctggcaatctgtcaatttaaataaacaaaaaaatgatgctgtctggtttgcttaaaataTAGAACTtgaaattattcatacttttacttttgatacttaagtatattttagcaattacatttactgttGATACCaaagtatatttcaaaccaaatacttttagacttttactcaagtagtattttactgggtgacattcacttttacttgagtcattttctgttaacttatctttacttttactcaagtatgacaataggGTGCTTTTCCACCGCTGATTCTTACATGTCCTCTTCTGAGCCAGGCCGTGTTGAGGGTTGAGGTAGGGGCTGTTCTCAGAGTCTATCCTTCTCTTGTACTTCTGTCTGCCCCCGCGGACCCGGTCCAGACGCACACCTGGGAGAGAAAAGgtgagagtaaaggagagagagaaaaagagagagacagacacacacatttaggtaaatttaacacacacacacaaagtcgtggccaaatgttttgagaatgaaacaaatattaattttcacagtctgctgcctcagtttgtatgatggcaatttgaatataatccagaatgttatgaagactgATCAGATGCATTGCAATTCAtttcaaagtccctctttgccatgcaaattaactgaatccccccaaaacatttccactgcatttcagccctgccacaaaaggaccagctgacatcatgtcagtgattctcttgttaacacaggtgtgagtgttgccgaggacaaggctggaggtcacgctgtcatgctgattgagttcgactaacagactggaagcttcaaaaggagggtggtgcttggaatcattgttcttcctctgtcaatcatggttacctgcaaagaaacacgtgccgtcttcattgctttgcacaaaaagggcttcacaggcaaggacactgctgccagtaagattgcacctaaatcaacaatTTACCGggtcatcaagaacttcaaggagagcgattcaattgttgtgaagaaggcttcagggcgcccaagaaattCCAGCAAgcgtcaggaccgtctcctaaaaagttgattcagctgcgggatcagggcactACCAGTACatagcttgctcaggaatggcagcaggcaggtgtgagtgcatttgcacgcacagtgaggacttttgtaggatggcctggtgtcaagaagggcagcaaagaagccacttctctccaggaaaaacatcagggacagactgatattctgcaaaaggtacagggattggactgctgaggaccggggtaaagtcattttctctgatgaatcccctttccgattgtttggggcatccggaaaaaagtttgtccggagaagacaaggtgaacgctaccatcagtcctgagtcatgccaacagtaaagcatcctgagaccattcatgtgtgtggttgcttctcagccacgggagtgggctcactcaccaTTTTTCCTAAGAACACAGTCATGAattaagaatggtaccaacacatcctccgagagcaacttctcccaaccatccaggaacagtttggtgacgaacaatgcttTTCCCAGcctgatggagcaccttgccataaggccaTAAGATAACTAAGTGGATTGGGAaataaaacatcaatattttgggtctatggccaggaaactccccagaccttaattccattgaacttgtggtcaatccttaAGAGGcgagtggacaaacaaaacctcacaaattctgacaaactccaagcatggattatgcaagaatgggctgccatcagtcaggatgtggcccagaagttaattgacggCATGCCAggacggattgcagaggtcttgaaaaagaagtgccaacactgcaaatattgactctttgtaattatacttcagtattccatagtaacatctgacaaaagtaTCTAAAGAcaatgaagcagcaaactttgtggaaattaatatttgtatcattctcaaaacttgtggccacgactgtacactaaAACACAGTACTCCTGTTTAGCAGACTACCCCAATGTCAAAACCAGGAGAGTGATGCACTATTCAAGTTCATTTGATTGACATTTCTCCCTCGTGACATCTCTAAGATTATAGGGAGCCTAAGAGAGAAGTCACATTGCTGGCATAGCAACATCAACCCTGTAACACAATATGTTACAGGGTCATCTTAACAAGCTCAGCGGTAACCTTATCGCCATGGAGATGAGGAGCTAACAGCAAGGTTAGGGGGTAAGAAGGGAAACATGGTGTGGGCTGGTCACAGCGGTCCctttacatacacacaccaacacacacggacacgcacatACGCACATAGTTCACGTTTCAAATGTTTTATGTTATGTGCACTAGTACAGGGAAATTCCTTTCTTGCTTTGCTCTTTCCCAACACTGCAGTAGTACTATAAAAACAAAAGTAAAGTATAACAAAAACACACGAGAAAtagaaataagaagaacacgagaaagtaagtaagctatatacaggatcagttccagggtcagtgccaaTACCATACTCACATTCCACCATCCAGTGATACCCTATACGCCTCCAAAGAGAATCTTGACTTGAGAGCTTTTATTAGCATGaggggtaagggttagagttgaggttagggttagagttgaggttagggttagggttacggttgaggctagggttaggtttgaggTTAGGGTTACGGTGAGGGTTGAGGTTAGAGTTTGGtttgagccaggatgtggacgtGAAGCAAGAGCTAGGTTGAGGCTAgagctagggttgaggttagagTTGAGGCTAGagttagggctagagttagggttgaggttaggtttGAGGCTAGagttagggctagagttagggttgaggctaaggTCAGGGGTTTCAGATTCCTAACACATCAATAGTCCCTCAATAGAAAGATAAGAGGGGCGAGGGTTAAGGGGTGAGGGAGGGTATTAAGGATTGGGCGCGGAGGCCTGGGGAGATGAGAGGGGTATTAAGGATTGGACAGATGGGTAAACTAGGACCCCTGGACCTGAGTGATGTCAGTCCTTCCACTGTGGTCGGAAACACAGTCTGGATTAATCTAATGGTTGGCAGGTGCTACAGTTTGTGACAGGTGATTAGTGTGTGTAGGGAAGGATTTCACTGTGTTGACACACATTGGATTATATGAAAGCAAAGGAGCAATAGGTGTATTAGAGGCAGTAAggtttgttctgtgtgtgtgtgtgtgtgtgtgtgtgtgtgtgtgtgtgtgtgtgtgtgtgtgtgtgtgtgtgtgtgtgtgtgtgtgtgtgaggatggtcAAAGAGTTACTCATAGGCATTTGAGCTAAGTGTAACTCTTCCGAGAGGAATGTGCTGACAACCAAAGGGACAAGAATAGCCCTGGAGGataacagtacacacacacacacacacacacacacacacacacacacacacacacacacacacacacacacacacacacacacacacacacacacacacctctctgtgtcGGAGAGATCTGAGGGTTCCGATAAGGAGGCGGGTGTTGGGTcacccccccttccccctctgccctcACCCCTGTTTGAAGTCTCCTGCACCTTTCGAAGGGGGATTTACACATTCCCAAAAACACACCCAACGGGATCAAGAGCACGGATGTCCACTGAGCACAAGAAAACTTACCCGGATCGTCATTCTACATGACATAATTTCCCCCTGGGAGAGACCTGACACATAGCCatctacatgtactgtatgtgtagtagAAAAGTCACTGACAGGGGACTATCTTAAGCTGCCTCGGATAATGGTCTGATGTCATGCCCTTACTTATTATTCTACTGCAAGCTCGTTAGTCAGGCACTGGTTCATGAAAGGATGTCAAAAGCTCTTATTCTTTAAAGAGATAAACAAACTAAAGAATGGAGCTATTTTGGGGTATATAATAAGTCCTTACCGATATAATTAGAAATCTACTCATTCTATTTCAACAGTGTTCCAAAAAGTATATTAAGTCTTCCATGTGATTAGTGCTATGTGATATGATTAGCTGCCATATCCTCGTCGACACACAAGGAAAAACCTGATAGATGCACACTGCTCAGGGGAGACTATGCAGAAAGCCATTTTTCTGATTCAACCACATGAGGTAAGACCAGTATTCCAAGTAGTGGGTCAATTACAATGTTTGTTAGTCCACAGCCCTACTGAATTGTGAAACGGAACACTCATTCTGTGCTCATATCAAATTTTATTCTAGACCAAGGGTCTCTGTCCATTAGCTGTGTGTTGTGCTGACATGGACCTCTCTCTCAGTTAAAAGTCACACCACCCTGTCTCTACCTTTACTGCAGCCCCCCAGAGGAAGAGAGGTGTTACCAGGCACGATGAGGCACGTTGTGAGAACCACTACCAGGGGGGTTACGACGGGAGTTACGAGGAGCGGTTCACATTTCATGGAGGTCCAGAAACCCCACAAGGCATCTGGTGGAATTTacgaggggggggggtgaattgCTATAGGAGCCAGAGCTGGGTGCTGGAGATGCCCTTCCCCTATTAAAAATAAGCTAATTAAAAAAGGAGATACACGCACGAGCTGACGCCCGcccgcccgcacacacacacgcacacacacacacacaaggggtgACTATAGACAGATGCTTGATCTTCTCACCCTGGTTGAGGGGATGATTAAATCAAAGCTGATGAGCTGAAGGGGGAGGGAGCAGGTAGCAGTaaactctttccttctctctctccccctctccctcttctctctctctccttttgataaACAGGTGTCGGTTGCTCACACACAGCCTTCAATAAGTGGTTCATACAGTGAAGCTTTGCCTTTTTGGGTCTCTTCTATATTTGGCCAACAATATGTCACCGGCAGCCACACACTCCAGTCCTGACCACAAGACCATGAGACCGCTGCCCCAGACACGCACTATAAAACTCTCCAGTGTCTCTAGGGGCTGTAGATGTAGAATGTAAGATATGTCTGTTGTTTCTAGATCATCTATTTCTATTCTGCGCATGTGTGAGTAGTGTGACACATTGGAAAAGAGACTGTATGTCTGAGAGAAAGAGGATAGagacatgttcacacacacatactctggcAGATAGCCATTTTCTATTTCGGAGGTACCGTAGCCAGTAGCATCCTATAAAGATACTGGGCATTGTTCTGCTAACACCATACATGAATACTGACCAGTGAGCAGTAATGCTAGCAGGCACTAAGGGGCTGGACCTGTTAAACAGGCAAAGGGATTACATTTCCCTCTGAAGTTAAGACAACAGGTCTCCATATGTTGGCAAATCTATTTGTGTAGAGGGAGTCTGGATCCACAAAGACATTCTAGATCTGGATTTGTAGTTCTTCATTGAATTAAAACACTGTGATAGTACTGAACCGATAAAGATCCACTGGGATAcagaaacattatgaacaccttctCTTCCCATGACATAGATTCCAGGTTAAAaatatgatcccttatttatgtTGATTGTTAAaacccacttcaatcagtgtggatgaaagggaggagacaggataaagaaggattttcaagtcttgagacaattgagacatggattgtgtacactgagtatatcaaacattaggaacaccttcctaatattgagtttcaccccctcccccactttgccctcagaacagcctcaatttgtcagggcatggactatacaaggtgctaaaagcattccacagggatgctggcccaagctgactccaatgcttcccacagttgtgtcaagttggctggatgttctttaggtggtggaacattcttgacacacacgggaaagtgttgagagtgaaaaacccagcaccgTTGCAGTTCTTTATACACTagatgcacctggcacctactcccataccccgttcaaaggcacttaagtcttttgtcttgcccattcaccctctgaatggcacacacacacaatccatgtctcaattttctcaaggcttaacaTGTTTTCTTTAACCTAATTGAAGTGGAATTAAGAAGGTTTTCTACTCTCAGTTTATTTTTAAAGGTACATAGAGGAGTACATTTATTTGGCTTTGACGCGTAGAGAAGTTCCTTCCTCACCTTCTCTCATCATTCCCACGTTGAGACACTTCATGAAGCGACAGGCCTGGCACGACTTCCTCCTCCGCTTGGTGATCTCACACTCACTGGTGGCCGGGCAGCTGTACTCGATGTTACCTGTGGGTGGgaaagaaaggagagggggatagatagagagaaatatagagaaaACAAGTAAAGaccgagaagagagagggagagatggcgaGACAAAAAATCCAGTCAAGAAAGGGGACAATTTTGTCTGTCACTTCTTAAACCTTTCATTAAACCACttcaaaacaaaacaagatgCTGAAAAGACACAGGAAACTCCAATGAGGAAAACTATGAATATTTCCTGGAAGTCAGCTAATCTGCAGCACTCTGAGCTGCCACATCCTATTAAAATCAGGACGCATCTGATCACCTGATCTAATATAAAAAATGTTATCTGACAGACATCCAGGTATGAACTTTGAGCCTGGGTATGTCCATTTGCATGCGGGGAGGCTTACGGAGCCTAAACTAAACGAGGGCCATGACCCTGGAACAGGCACAGTCACAGACAATCACGTTAAAACACCCACACAACATGCTGCAAACATATGGATGagagacacatacaaacacacactgtaagGAAACCTGTAAGCTTGCTTCCTTAGAGTGTCCATCTATACTGTAACACACGTGGGCACTTCAGGTGAACTCTTAACCCCGTTGTTTATGTGAATTATTGTGTGTCTTACCCTGGATGGTCCTCTTGAAGAAAGCCTTGCAGGCCTCACAGGAGGCCACTCCGTAGTGGTACCCTGACCCCACATCTCCACACACCAGACACAGCCTCTTAGCCACAGAATCCAGCAAGAACTCACACTTCACCTGGCCATCCTCACCACCAAACCGCCTGgcggaagagagaaagagagagagagaaaggggttagacacacatactgtattgTACATTCACCCAAGCATAAACCCCTTCACACACGCACCTGTTGGCTGTTCCATTGTTCCCCATGCCCGCTGTGTGTCCGTAGAGCCCTGGTGAGTCCAAGCCGTTGGTGTGGTTGTGACTCTTGCCCAGAAGACCAAAGCTGGAGTTGGTGTCTGAGGAGGAGCCCTCAGGGCTGGGTTGAGATGGGCTGTCCCCCTGgaagctggggctggggctggagggCTCGCACTTTATGGGGGGACGGGAGGTGTCCAAGCCCCTCACCGACATCCTGCCCAGGATACTGACAGGAGGGGGGGGGTGCATAGGATTAATTTATGGTAACATCACATAACATAACGGGTGGTACACTGGCTTGGATGTGTGTATGATGTCCTTTCTGTCTAGATCTATCGGTCAGTTAGAAAACTTGACATCTATGCAGACCTACACAAATACACCCACCCATGCATACCCATACAACCTCATACCTGTT
This region includes:
- the LOC135505891 gene encoding estrogen-related receptor gamma-like, with protein sequence MDLVELYLPECFTYHPDTDILGRMSVRGLDTSRPPIKCEPSSPSPSFQGDSPSQPSPEGSSSDTNSSFGLLGKSHNHTNGLDSPGLYGHTAGMGNNGTANRRFGGEDGQVKCEFLLDSVAKRLCLVCGDVGSGYHYGVASCEACKAFFKRTIQGNIEYSCPATSECEITKRRRKSCQACRFMKCLNVGMMREGVRLDRVRGGRQKYKRRIDSENSPYLNPQHGLAQKRTFPLGGLVENKVVSLLLVAEPESIFAMPDPTVPDSDIKALTTLCDLADRELVVNIGWAKHIPGFSLLSLADQMSLLQSGWMEILILRVVFRSLALEDKLVYAEDYIMDEDQSKLAGVLDLNNTILQLVKKYKAMRIDKEEFVVLKAISLANSDSMQIEDVEAVQSLQDVLHGALQDYESAQHTEDPRRAGKLIMTLPLLRQTAARAVQHFCSIKQDGRVPMHKLFLELLEARA